A section of the Arabiibacter massiliensis genome encodes:
- a CDS encoding Asp23/Gls24 family envelope stress response protein — MTDLNIDGMALAPGVVETIVSIAVGEVEGVASVGPSSTSSLRAVFASKPATQGIDIALDEEDKLHVSVRVDVYYGYALPELAAKVRQAVVDAVASQVGIPVGAVDVYIDGIQFAR; from the coding sequence GTGACCGATTTGAACATCGACGGCATGGCGCTCGCGCCCGGCGTCGTCGAAACCATCGTGTCCATCGCCGTGGGCGAGGTGGAGGGCGTGGCCTCGGTGGGCCCCTCCTCCACGAGCAGCCTGCGCGCGGTGTTCGCCAGCAAGCCCGCCACCCAGGGCATCGACATCGCGCTCGACGAGGAGGACAAGCTGCACGTGTCGGTGCGCGTGGACGTGTACTACGGCTACGCGCTGCCCGAGCTCGCCGCCAAGGTGCGCCAGGCCGTCGTGGACGCGGTGGCCAGCCAGGTGGGCATCCCGGTGGGCGCGGTGGACGTGTACATCGACGGCATCCAGTTCGCCCGCTAA
- the accC gene encoding acetyl-CoA carboxylase biotin carboxylase subunit, protein MFSKILVANRGEVALRVMRACRELGVKTVAVHSVEDADTYPVRYADEAVCIGPAQAAKSYLVMSNIIAAAKTTGAEAIHPGYGFLAENADFARACADNDLVFIGPSAECIERMGDKSMARETMKACGVPTVPGSDGCIDTAAEAKAFADSVGYPVLIKATAGGGGKGMREVHDPADLEAQYQAARTEAGAAFGNDGVYLEKLVLRPRHVELQVLADDFGNNVVLCERDCSVQRRHQKLIEEAPSPALDEELRRAMGVAAIKAVRAVDYRNAGTIEFLLDERGHFYFMEMNTRVQVEHPVTEQITGTDIIKEQLRIASGEPMSCAERAPFAPFGHAMEFRINAEDPAHGFRPCPGTITRFEPPAGPGVRVESYVRTGSRISPYYDSLVAKLIVYGQDREEALARGRRALDEFVIEGIATTISFHRRVLDNAVFCAGDATTDFIETQMGDVL, encoded by the coding sequence ATGTTTAGCAAGATACTGGTGGCCAATCGCGGCGAGGTGGCGCTGCGCGTCATGCGCGCCTGCCGCGAGCTGGGCGTGAAGACGGTGGCGGTGCACTCCGTCGAGGACGCGGACACCTACCCGGTGCGCTACGCCGACGAGGCCGTGTGCATCGGACCTGCCCAGGCGGCGAAAAGCTACCTCGTCATGTCCAACATCATCGCGGCGGCCAAGACCACCGGGGCGGAGGCCATCCATCCCGGCTACGGCTTCCTGGCCGAGAACGCCGACTTCGCGCGCGCCTGCGCCGACAACGACCTCGTGTTCATCGGCCCCTCGGCCGAGTGCATCGAGCGCATGGGCGACAAGAGCATGGCCCGCGAGACCATGAAGGCCTGCGGCGTGCCCACGGTGCCGGGCTCGGACGGCTGCATCGACACGGCCGCCGAGGCCAAGGCCTTCGCCGACTCCGTGGGCTACCCCGTGCTCATCAAGGCCACGGCGGGCGGCGGTGGCAAGGGCATGCGCGAGGTGCACGACCCGGCCGACCTCGAGGCCCAGTACCAGGCCGCGCGCACCGAGGCCGGCGCAGCGTTCGGCAACGACGGCGTGTACCTGGAGAAGCTCGTCCTGCGCCCGCGCCATGTGGAGCTGCAGGTGCTGGCCGACGACTTCGGCAACAACGTGGTGCTGTGCGAGCGCGACTGCTCGGTGCAGCGCCGCCACCAGAAGCTCATCGAGGAGGCGCCTTCGCCGGCCCTCGATGAGGAGCTGCGCCGCGCCATGGGCGTGGCCGCCATCAAGGCCGTGCGCGCGGTGGACTACCGAAACGCCGGCACCATTGAGTTCCTCCTCGACGAGCGCGGGCACTTCTACTTCATGGAGATGAACACGCGCGTGCAGGTGGAGCACCCGGTGACCGAGCAGATCACCGGCACCGACATCATCAAGGAGCAGCTGCGCATCGCCTCCGGCGAGCCGATGAGCTGCGCCGAGCGCGCGCCGTTCGCGCCGTTCGGCCACGCGATGGAGTTCCGCATCAACGCGGAGGATCCCGCGCACGGCTTCCGCCCGTGCCCGGGCACCATCACGCGCTTCGAGCCTCCGGCGGGACCCGGCGTGCGCGTGGAGAGCTACGTGCGCACGGGCTCGCGCATCTCGCCGTACTACGATTCCCTGGTGGCGAAGCTCATCGTGTACGGGCAGGATCGTGAGGAGGCGCTCGCCCGCGGCCGCCGCGCGCTCGACGAGTTCGTGATCGAGGGCATCGCCACCACTATCTCGTTCCATCGCCGCGTGCTGGACAATGCCGTGTTCTGCGCGGGCGACGCGACGACCGACTTCATCGAGACCCAGATGGGAGACGTACTGTGA
- the accB gene encoding acetyl-CoA carboxylase biotin carboxyl carrier protein, whose translation MPRLQIMDTTIRDGQQSLWATRMQIGDMLPILPKMDRVGYWAIEAWGGATFDTCLRFLDENPWERLRSIKAQTPNTPLAMLSRGQNLVGYKHYSREICNRFIKAAKRNGVHVFRVFDALNDIRNIVDNAEAINECGGHFEPAISYTMSPVHTLDSYLEYGQKLKDLGADSICIKDMAGMLTPYRTERMVKAFNAEIGLPLHIHCHYVGGMAPANIIKAAEAGAAIADTAHAPLAFGNSHPAVEMIVAALQESRYDTGLDLDLLFEIAEYWEEVRKRGHYKRGVSSLTHMQVYSHQVPGGMMSNLVSQLEIQNAGDRLPEVMKEIPKVRAEVGYPPLVTPMSQIVGTQAVFNVLTGKRWSVVSKEMKDYICGYYGKAPGRMDKDIVAKVVGNSEMLPPDVAPGSLVTTTYAQVEEEIGDLAKSEEDVLMYALFPNEARTYLSKHRTSEKVDFLLEQESSHTKEDDYVDINQIRELVRVAEESGVGEIVVEEEGTRIAVRMPGTLSSDAMAVAAAAAPVAAVAPAPAAEAPAAAAADAAERPSNWYCVTAPMVGTFYASPAPGEPAFVQVGDEVAANQTLCIVEAMKLMNEITAEEMGTVREICLEDASPVEYGTPLFYVEPHGAPAPAPETA comes from the coding sequence ATGCCAAGGCTTCAAATCATGGATACCACCATCCGTGACGGCCAGCAAAGCCTTTGGGCCACGCGCATGCAGATCGGCGACATGCTGCCGATCCTGCCGAAAATGGACCGTGTCGGGTACTGGGCCATCGAGGCGTGGGGCGGTGCGACGTTCGACACGTGCCTGCGCTTCCTCGACGAGAACCCGTGGGAGCGCCTGCGCTCCATCAAGGCCCAGACGCCGAACACGCCGCTCGCCATGCTGTCCCGCGGCCAGAACCTCGTGGGCTACAAGCATTACTCGCGCGAGATCTGCAACCGCTTCATCAAGGCGGCCAAGCGCAACGGCGTGCACGTCTTCCGCGTGTTCGACGCGCTCAACGACATCCGCAACATCGTGGACAACGCCGAGGCCATCAACGAGTGCGGCGGCCACTTCGAGCCCGCCATCTCCTACACCATGTCGCCGGTCCACACGCTGGACAGCTACCTGGAGTACGGCCAGAAGCTCAAGGACCTCGGCGCGGACTCCATCTGCATCAAGGACATGGCCGGCATGCTCACGCCCTACCGTACCGAGCGCATGGTGAAGGCGTTCAACGCGGAGATCGGCCTGCCGCTGCACATCCACTGCCACTACGTGGGCGGCATGGCCCCCGCCAACATCATCAAGGCCGCCGAGGCCGGCGCCGCCATCGCGGACACGGCCCACGCGCCGCTCGCCTTCGGCAACTCGCACCCCGCCGTGGAGATGATCGTGGCCGCCCTGCAGGAGAGCCGCTACGACACGGGCCTCGACCTGGACCTCCTCTTCGAGATCGCGGAATACTGGGAGGAGGTGCGCAAGCGCGGCCACTACAAGCGCGGCGTGTCCTCGCTCACGCACATGCAGGTGTACTCGCACCAGGTGCCCGGCGGCATGATGTCGAACCTCGTGTCGCAGCTGGAGATCCAGAACGCGGGCGACCGTCTACCCGAGGTGATGAAGGAGATCCCCAAGGTGCGCGCCGAGGTGGGCTATCCGCCGCTCGTCACGCCGATGTCGCAGATCGTGGGCACGCAGGCCGTGTTCAACGTGCTCACCGGCAAGCGCTGGAGCGTCGTGTCCAAGGAGATGAAGGACTACATCTGCGGTTATTACGGCAAGGCGCCGGGCCGCATGGACAAGGACATCGTGGCGAAGGTGGTGGGCAACTCCGAGATGCTGCCGCCCGACGTCGCGCCGGGCTCGCTCGTCACCACGACGTACGCCCAGGTTGAAGAGGAGATCGGCGACCTCGCGAAGAGCGAGGAGGACGTGCTCATGTACGCCCTCTTCCCCAACGAGGCGCGCACGTACCTGAGCAAGCACCGCACATCGGAGAAGGTCGACTTCCTCTTGGAGCAGGAGTCGAGCCACACCAAGGAGGACGATTACGTGGACATCAATCAGATTCGCGAGCTGGTTCGCGTCGCCGAGGAAAGCGGCGTCGGCGAGATCGTAGTCGAGGAGGAGGGCACCCGCATCGCCGTGCGCATGCCGGGCACGCTGTCCTCCGACGCCATGGCCGTCGCGGCAGCCGCCGCCCCCGTGGCCGCCGTGGCCCCCGCGCCCGCGGCCGAGGCCCCTGCCGCCGCTGCCGCCGACGCTGCGGAGCGCCCCTCCAACTGGTACTGCGTGACGGCCCCCATGGTGGGCACGTTCTACGCGTCGCCCGCGCCCGGCGAGCCGGCATTCGTCCAGGTGGGCGACGAAGTGGCCGCCAACCAGACGCTGTGCATCGTGGAGGCTATGAAGCTCATGAACGAGATCACGGCCGAGGAGATGGGCACGGTGCGCGAGATCTGCCTCGAAGATGCCTCGCCCGTCGAGTACGGCACGCCGCTGTTCTACGTCGAACCGCACGGCGCCCCCGCCCCGGCCCCGGAGACGGCATAA
- the wzx gene encoding O-unit flippase-like protein translates to MRISLSSKDLTWNYFGTVFRLGVNFLTLPLLLFFLPGDQLGLWYAFVSISGFAFLLQFGFAPALARNLAYCLAGADDLLRTGVVYGNVPGFVNWTLFANVFIVSRKLYRAISCIAIMLLLTAGTAYVTYIYPTDNMLTIPTWFLYSLGIFLNLYYAYFESALRGIGSLVSVNKASILSVIIQIAVCAVLFLLGFGLLSPVIGYVAQGLVFRILCSHYFWHDETIEPHLKPAHIRELKDGKRQKELYSSMSVNAYKDGAVLLSNYLVTQSGTVVCSLFISLEETGFYSLTIQLVNAVASIAAVMANSYHPALQSAFAERDIGREKELIGRSSAGFVFVFFVGAIVISVFVVPLVAMFKSSYSLPTGFLALTLLYYFLWRQQSNFAAYISNTNEVPYALAFVSSSICGVCLSVFLVSIFHLGIWGLVLGQMAAQAAFNNWYWIKYVCVRLDTSYTLLLSEGFASLLKAIARR, encoded by the coding sequence GTGAGGATTAGCCTTTCATCAAAAGACTTGACCTGGAACTACTTCGGCACTGTGTTCAGACTTGGTGTCAATTTTCTAACCCTTCCGCTGCTTCTATTTTTTCTTCCCGGCGACCAGTTGGGTCTTTGGTATGCCTTTGTTTCCATATCGGGCTTTGCCTTCTTATTGCAGTTCGGATTTGCGCCTGCGCTTGCCAGAAATCTTGCATATTGTTTAGCCGGGGCCGACGATCTTTTGCGAACGGGTGTAGTTTATGGCAATGTTCCGGGTTTTGTTAATTGGACTTTGTTCGCGAACGTCTTCATTGTTTCAAGGAAACTGTATCGAGCGATATCGTGCATAGCGATCATGCTGCTTTTAACGGCCGGTACCGCATATGTCACGTACATTTATCCAACAGATAACATGTTGACAATCCCTACTTGGTTCTTGTACAGCTTGGGAATTTTCTTAAACCTTTACTACGCTTATTTCGAATCTGCGTTAAGAGGGATCGGATCACTTGTTTCAGTCAACAAAGCTTCGATTCTTTCAGTCATCATTCAGATCGCTGTTTGCGCAGTTTTGTTTCTTTTGGGTTTCGGATTGCTTTCGCCAGTGATTGGCTATGTGGCCCAAGGTCTGGTGTTTCGAATACTATGCAGTCATTATTTTTGGCACGATGAAACGATTGAGCCTCATTTGAAGCCTGCGCACATTAGGGAATTGAAAGACGGCAAGAGGCAGAAAGAGCTGTACTCTTCGATGTCGGTTAACGCGTACAAAGACGGGGCTGTATTACTGTCGAATTACCTCGTGACTCAATCGGGTACAGTGGTTTGCTCTCTTTTTATCAGCTTGGAAGAAACGGGTTTCTATTCTCTGACAATTCAGTTGGTGAATGCTGTTGCGAGCATAGCTGCCGTAATGGCCAATTCTTATCATCCTGCGCTGCAGTCTGCTTTTGCGGAACGGGATATCGGCAGGGAAAAAGAGTTGATAGGCAGGTCTTCCGCCGGCTTCGTCTTCGTTTTCTTCGTAGGGGCAATCGTGATATCCGTGTTCGTCGTGCCGCTTGTTGCGATGTTCAAAAGCTCCTACAGCTTGCCGACGGGCTTCCTTGCTTTGACTCTTCTGTACTATTTCCTTTGGAGACAACAATCAAATTTTGCTGCCTACATTTCGAATACAAACGAGGTTCCTTATGCGCTCGCTTTCGTTTCATCTTCTATCTGCGGAGTCTGTCTTTCTGTTTTTTTGGTCTCAATCTTCCATCTTGGCATATGGGGGTTGGTGCTAGGCCAAATGGCCGCGCAGGCTGCTTTTAACAACTGGTACTGGATCAAATATGTTTGCGTGCGGCTGGACACCAGCTATACTCTTCTACTGAGCGAGGGATTCGCATCGCTTCTCAAAGCTATCGCTCGTCGCTAA
- a CDS encoding glycosyltransferase → MIPKVIHYCWFGRGELPDLAIKCIESWKRILPEYEIRRWDEDTFDFSQCEYARQAYEAKKYAFVSDFARLDVLYRFGGIYMDTDVEILKPLDKFLVHKAFSGFENVCSIPTGIMGSEKGFEGFRNLLALFDGRRFTLEDGRLDMTSNVKTITEYYSQRGLVRNNSFQVVEGFTLYPNIVFCPYKHEIGSRYFNETVTIHHKYGSWIPSEEYKSFKGGRSRGMKELVKRMLLTILGKRIFDKLLIGLYMKAEKRNRVEI, encoded by the coding sequence ATGATCCCCAAGGTTATTCATTACTGCTGGTTTGGACGCGGAGAGCTTCCGGATTTGGCGATAAAGTGCATTGAGAGCTGGAAAAGGATTCTTCCCGAGTACGAGATTCGAAGATGGGATGAAGATACATTTGATTTCTCCCAATGCGAATACGCCAGGCAAGCGTATGAAGCAAAAAAATATGCGTTTGTTTCTGATTTTGCTCGGCTTGATGTTCTTTATCGTTTTGGCGGAATCTACATGGACACGGACGTGGAGATTCTCAAGCCTCTCGACAAATTCCTTGTTCATAAGGCGTTTTCTGGTTTTGAGAATGTGTGCTCTATTCCGACGGGGATAATGGGTTCAGAAAAGGGTTTTGAGGGATTTAGAAATCTACTCGCCTTGTTTGATGGCCGTCGCTTCACCCTCGAGGACGGCCGGCTCGATATGACCTCCAATGTGAAGACGATAACCGAATACTACTCGCAGAGGGGTTTGGTACGAAACAACTCCTTTCAGGTTGTTGAAGGATTTACTCTGTATCCGAACATAGTTTTTTGTCCGTACAAACATGAAATCGGATCTAGATACTTCAATGAAACGGTCACCATCCATCACAAATACGGATCTTGGATTCCCTCGGAGGAATACAAGAGCTTTAAAGGGGGAAGGAGCAGGGGAATGAAGGAGCTGGTCAAAAGAATGCTCCTCACCATATTGGGAAAGAGGATTTTTGACAAGCTGCTCATCGGCCTGTACATGAAGGCGGAAAAAAGGAATCGTGTTGAAATCTAG
- a CDS encoding serine acetyltransferase, giving the protein MANLMNAVNKYRRARWCYTHGLKPLARLIEMEIYLVHNSFIPSSCELGEGTVFGYKGIGVVIHKRAKVGRDCLIGQQVTIGGRSGHQSVPVIGDKCEICAGAKVLGPITLGNSVVIGANAVMLSDAPDGTVWAGVPARCISSAKPNKSMHASS; this is encoded by the coding sequence ATGGCGAACCTCATGAACGCAGTCAACAAGTATCGGAGAGCCCGCTGGTGCTATACGCATGGGCTTAAGCCGCTTGCTAGACTGATTGAAATGGAGATATACCTTGTTCATAACTCCTTTATCCCTTCTTCGTGCGAGTTGGGTGAGGGCACTGTGTTTGGGTATAAAGGTATCGGTGTCGTGATTCATAAGCGAGCAAAAGTTGGCCGTGATTGCCTTATCGGGCAACAGGTGACCATAGGGGGGCGCTCGGGCCATCAAAGCGTACCTGTTATAGGAGACAAATGCGAAATATGCGCTGGGGCAAAGGTGTTGGGGCCCATCACTTTAGGAAATAGTGTGGTCATCGGCGCAAATGCCGTCATGCTGTCAGATGCTCCTGACGGCACGGTATGGGCGGGCGTGCCGGCAAGGTGCATAAGCTCGGCAAAACCAAACAAGTCTATGCATGCAAGCAGTTGA
- the wecB gene encoding UDP-N-acetylglucosamine 2-epimerase (non-hydrolyzing) codes for MKKVMLVFGTRPEAIKMCPLVNELKSRLEDFQVVVCVTGQHREMLDQVLGTFGVVPDHDLDIMRPDQTLFDVTCDVLLKIKAILEAERPDAVLVHGDTTTSFAAALASFYLRIPVGHVEAGLRTRDLYSPWPEEFNRQAVDVLTEHYFAPTEASKRNLASEGKPISSIFVTGNTGIDALRTTVQENYSHPVLDWAEGSRLILITAHRRENLGEPMHSMFRAIRRVMEEHQDVKAVYPIHMNPAVRDAAHYELDGFDRLRIVEPLEVLDFHNVLARCHLVLTDSGGIQEEAPSLGKPVLVMRDTTERPEGVAAGTLKLVGTNEASIYRAFTELLVDPLAYEAMSCMSNPYGDGRASERIADVLAGKEIEQWRTS; via the coding sequence ATGAAGAAGGTCATGCTCGTCTTCGGCACGCGCCCGGAAGCCATCAAGATGTGCCCGCTCGTCAATGAGCTCAAGTCGCGCTTGGAGGACTTCCAAGTTGTCGTGTGCGTCACCGGCCAACATCGCGAGATGCTCGACCAGGTGCTCGGCACATTCGGCGTGGTGCCCGACCACGACCTCGACATCATGAGGCCGGACCAAACACTTTTCGACGTCACCTGCGACGTGCTGCTCAAGATAAAAGCGATCCTCGAGGCAGAGAGACCCGACGCGGTGCTTGTTCATGGCGACACCACCACGTCCTTCGCGGCGGCGCTGGCGAGCTTCTACCTGCGGATCCCGGTGGGGCACGTGGAGGCGGGCCTGCGTACCCGCGACTTGTACAGCCCCTGGCCCGAGGAGTTCAACCGTCAGGCTGTGGACGTCCTAACCGAGCATTATTTCGCTCCGACAGAAGCTTCAAAGCGTAATCTTGCCTCAGAAGGAAAGCCCATCTCTTCGATTTTCGTTACGGGTAATACTGGCATTGACGCGCTGCGCACAACGGTGCAGGAAAATTATTCTCATCCGGTGCTTGATTGGGCCGAAGGAAGCAGGCTTATTCTAATCACTGCGCATCGCCGTGAAAATTTGGGTGAACCAATGCATTCCATGTTTCGGGCTATCCGTCGCGTAATGGAGGAGCATCAGGACGTGAAAGCCGTCTACCCTATCCACATGAATCCTGCAGTAAGGGATGCTGCCCATTATGAGCTCGATGGGTTCGATCGGCTCCGTATTGTCGAACCTCTCGAAGTGCTCGACTTTCATAACGTGCTCGCTCGCTGCCATCTCGTCCTCACGGATTCGGGCGGTATTCAAGAGGAAGCTCCTAGCTTGGGCAAGCCTGTTTTGGTCATGCGCGATACAACCGAACGTCCTGAAGGCGTTGCCGCAGGCACTTTGAAGCTTGTGGGAACAAATGAGGCAAGCATATACCGCGCCTTTACGGAGTTGCTCGTCGATCCCTTGGCTTACGAGGCGATGTCTTGCATGAGCAATCCCTATGGAGATGGAAGGGCGAGTGAGAGGATTGCCGATGTGCTTGCCGGGAAGGAGATCGAGCAATGGCGAACCTCATGA
- a CDS encoding nucleotide sugar dehydrogenase, producing MINVIGLGYIGLPTALMFAAHGVEVVGTDCDAELVATLNAGRTTFKEEGLDELFDRAVAAGARFATEYQECGVYVVSVPTPYDKATKRIDPSFVAGAVGSILDVAPEGAVVVIESTVSPGTIDRFVRPVLAERGRGDVRLAHAPERIIPGDMVGELLRNNRTVGADDPETGEFVKSLYASFCQGEIAVTDIRTAEMTKVVENTFRDVNIAFANELAKICRSDGMDVREIIRIANKHPRVDILSPGPGVGGHCISVDPWFLVGDYPELARLIRNARETNDSMPEFVLARASEVMREHGIADPSKVGIYGLSYKEDVDDVRESPTLQMLESMGRHLAGAPCKVYDPWVERDVVPNQVHSMEEFLEGLEMAIVMVGHSEVKGRPEAFGGCVLLDTRDVLGSGENVYKL from the coding sequence ATGATAAACGTAATAGGCCTCGGCTACATCGGGCTCCCCACAGCGCTCATGTTCGCTGCGCACGGGGTGGAGGTCGTCGGCACCGACTGCGACGCGGAGCTCGTGGCCACCTTGAACGCCGGGAGGACCACGTTCAAGGAGGAGGGGCTCGACGAGCTCTTCGACAGGGCCGTCGCGGCCGGCGCAAGGTTCGCGACCGAGTACCAGGAGTGCGGCGTCTACGTCGTGAGCGTGCCCACTCCCTACGACAAGGCGACCAAGAGGATAGACCCCTCCTTCGTCGCCGGCGCGGTGGGATCGATCTTGGACGTGGCCCCGGAGGGCGCTGTCGTGGTGATCGAGTCGACGGTGTCGCCCGGCACGATCGACCGCTTCGTGCGGCCCGTCCTCGCGGAGCGAGGACGCGGCGACGTGAGGCTCGCCCACGCCCCCGAGCGCATCATCCCGGGCGACATGGTGGGGGAGCTCCTTCGCAACAACCGCACCGTCGGCGCTGACGACCCGGAGACGGGCGAATTCGTGAAGTCGCTCTACGCCTCGTTCTGCCAGGGGGAGATCGCCGTCACCGACATACGCACCGCCGAGATGACCAAGGTGGTCGAGAACACCTTCCGCGACGTGAACATCGCCTTCGCCAACGAGCTCGCCAAGATCTGCCGCTCCGACGGCATGGACGTGCGCGAGATCATCCGCATCGCCAACAAGCACCCGAGAGTCGACATCCTCTCGCCGGGACCGGGGGTCGGCGGCCACTGCATCAGCGTGGACCCCTGGTTCCTCGTGGGCGACTACCCGGAGCTCGCCCGGCTTATCAGGAACGCCCGCGAGACGAACGACTCCATGCCGGAGTTCGTCCTCGCCCGCGCCTCGGAGGTCATGCGCGAGCACGGCATCGCCGACCCTTCCAAGGTGGGGATCTACGGCCTCTCCTACAAGGAGGACGTCGACGACGTGCGCGAGTCCCCGACCCTGCAGATGCTCGAGAGCATGGGCAGACACCTCGCGGGCGCGCCCTGCAAGGTCTACGACCCCTGGGTCGAGCGCGACGTGGTGCCGAACCAGGTCCACTCCATGGAGGAGTTCCTCGAGGGCCTCGAGATGGCGATCGTCATGGTGGGGCACTCCGAGGTGAAGGGCAGGCCAGAGGCGTTCGGAGGCTGCGTCCTCCTCGACACGCGCGACGTGCTTGGGTCTGGCGAGAATGTGTACAAGCTTTGA
- a CDS encoding phenylacetate--CoA ligase family protein has product MGMMEIYGKLPVFAQNMAFSFMGSRIQKTRYGRGFEVMLNEFESHDDWSADRVAEWRNGKLKNIVAHAYRTVPFYRESMDEAGVNPASIKTAEDLKRLPVIDKSTVRSQPRRFVSSEAGKMNLLRVHTSGTTGSSFMFDSTVECQQAQFACFWRCYRKHGLSFDTWQAQFSSKNIVPVDSTKPPFWRVDRSGRRFYMSAFHESPGNLGAYFQLVNEKRFKWISGYPSLMSLLAQWMNERGLQFDFVKTVTCGAESLLDHQSAAMEKAFGVKPIQTYGQTENVAIFSTRPDGRILVDEDFSIVEFEQAEGGGCSILGTCLFNYATPLIRYRTGDAAHLGTSNGFWREIMSIDGRREDYLVLPDGTRVGKLDHVFKDTLHFQEAQVYQRADYSIVLRVVGKQEFCAEDEKIALDRLRKSVGNSLPVNFEYLSRIPRQPSGKLRFVLSEVPGARPFEPEMPLTPTERGKEQR; this is encoded by the coding sequence ATGGGCATGATGGAGATCTATGGCAAGCTTCCTGTCTTCGCACAAAACATGGCGTTCTCATTCATGGGAAGCAGAATACAGAAGACTCGGTACGGCAGGGGATTCGAGGTGATGCTTAATGAATTCGAATCCCATGACGATTGGAGCGCTGATCGAGTTGCTGAATGGCGAAATGGGAAACTAAAGAATATTGTGGCCCATGCATATAGAACGGTTCCCTTCTATAGGGAGAGTATGGACGAGGCGGGCGTAAATCCGGCATCGATAAAGACGGCCGAAGATTTGAAGCGTCTTCCCGTTATCGATAAATCGACCGTGCGGTCACAGCCTAGGCGCTTTGTATCGTCGGAGGCTGGCAAGATGAACCTGCTACGCGTTCATACGAGCGGAACTACGGGATCAAGTTTCATGTTCGATAGCACCGTCGAGTGTCAGCAGGCGCAATTTGCTTGCTTTTGGCGCTGCTATCGCAAGCACGGCCTTTCGTTCGACACATGGCAGGCCCAGTTCTCTTCCAAGAATATCGTCCCCGTCGATTCCACAAAGCCGCCCTTTTGGAGGGTGGACAGGTCTGGCCGACGGTTCTATATGAGCGCTTTCCATGAGAGTCCAGGTAACCTAGGCGCATACTTCCAGCTTGTCAACGAAAAGCGTTTCAAGTGGATCAGCGGCTATCCCTCCCTTATGTCATTGCTCGCACAATGGATGAACGAGAGGGGCTTGCAATTCGACTTCGTGAAAACGGTTACTTGCGGCGCGGAAAGCCTATTGGATCATCAAAGCGCCGCCATGGAAAAGGCTTTCGGCGTAAAGCCTATTCAGACGTATGGACAGACTGAGAACGTGGCGATTTTCTCCACTCGCCCCGACGGTCGAATCCTCGTAGATGAAGATTTCTCCATTGTCGAGTTCGAGCAAGCTGAGGGCGGAGGATGCTCGATTCTCGGAACTTGTCTTTTTAATTATGCTACGCCTCTTATTCGATACAGAACAGGCGATGCCGCCCATCTCGGCACCTCGAATGGTTTCTGGCGCGAGATTATGAGTATCGACGGACGTAGGGAGGACTACCTCGTGCTTCCGGATGGCACAAGGGTTGGAAAATTGGATCATGTCTTCAAAGATACTTTGCACTTTCAGGAGGCGCAGGTGTATCAACGCGCGGATTATTCCATTGTGTTGCGCGTGGTCGGGAAGCAGGAGTTTTGTGCGGAAGATGAAAAGATCGCTCTTGATCGATTGCGAAAATCTGTCGGAAACTCGCTTCCGGTCAACTTCGAATATCTGTCGAGAATACCGCGTCAGCCGTCGGGCAAGCTGCGATTCGTCCTGTCGGAAGTGCCGGGGGCGAGGCCTTTCGAACCCGAAATGCCACTGACGCCTACTGAGAGAGGCAAGGAGCAGAGATAA